CTTTAACGTTGTTATTTTGCAGGGATAGGCAGTTGCCTACTGACAGGCCAGCCCATACCCGGAGGACAAGGCCAGTGGACATCAGAGAGGTCACTGCAGACGCAATTGTCATGGCAGCAGAAGGTTAATTTTGGGTCCTTCTTTTCTTATGTGGATAGATGCCGCTGTACTAACATCTAATTAGTTTGTCTCTTTAAATTTCAGTCTCTTTTGATGAGGTTATGCCTCATGCCAGGACTGGACGGCTAATAAGTTGGTCTCTTTAAATTTCAGTCTCTTTTGATGAGGTCATGCCTAACGCCAGGACTGAACGGCAGCTGCGCAGGCGCCGCCGCATTCAGAAGAGTGGCCACTATGGTGACGCTGTTATCATTTACCCACTTACTGAGATAGAAACAGAGTTGTACGATTAATAACTCTGATCTTTGTAAATACTGTTCATGTTTCTTATTACATCTCTGTGTATCTGATACTTAGTTGGCTGATCCTTTTCAGTCTCAGTGGAATCGAAGCCGTGCAAGATCAGGAAGAAGTCTGAAGTTTTAATTCTCCAAATATGAGTTCGAAGGTTAGTTATTGACAGAAGTATTGTCTATCTGTGTAGCTTGTGTAGATCAAAACATGCTTATCTTTTTCTGCAAGTGTCTGGATTTTGTTGGTGCTTGTTGAGGGCTATCTAGGTTGCATTGTAGAAACTTCTTTCCGTTTTTACCTAAATCTGTCTGAATATCTGACAACAATGTCTTTTCTAATTACAACATTAGAAAACCTGACTCATGTGTACTTATTCAAGTTTTATCTGTAATCATCAAGACTTGTTTCTGAAATCATCTACTTGCATTCTAATTATAAGAATGCACAAGGTTGCACCTGTGCTGCCAGTAAAGATTGTATTTCTTTAGCATAACTTcccttatactccctccgttcctaaatacttgtctttctaggcatttcaaatgactatc
The sequence above is a segment of the Aegilops tauschii subsp. strangulata cultivar AL8/78 chromosome 6, Aet v6.0, whole genome shotgun sequence genome. Coding sequences within it:
- the LOC109758219 gene encoding uncharacterized protein — its product is MSRRKQLRRGDRQLPTDRPAHTRRTRPVDIREVTADAIVMAAEVSFDEVMPNARTERQLRRRRRIQKSGHYGDAVIIYPLTEIETEFLSGIEAVQDQEEV